In one window of Rhinoderma darwinii isolate aRhiDar2 chromosome 7, aRhiDar2.hap1, whole genome shotgun sequence DNA:
- the PRPF38B gene encoding pre-mRNA-splicing factor 38B isoform X3, whose translation MCGGVRGVGTGGIVSTAFCLLYKLFTLKLTRKQVMGLITHTDSPYIRALGFMYIRYTQPPTDLWDWYEDFLDDEEDLDVKAGGGCVMTIGEMLRSFLTKLEWFSTLFPRIPVPVQKQIDQQIKSKPRKVKKESAEETEEVQRHVERRRSRSPKRSTSPRRSPKRSRSRSHHREHHGTSIFDRELERERERQRVERESKDKRRSRSNERKRSKSRERHRTRSRSRDRKTDRTDRRDRDKEKENERSKKRDYDKKGNGREKDTERTRERSKERKRSEERKDREDRRQREDKELRKERRHSRSRSKDRKQRKSKSPSKNPRGRSRSKEKSNRQKQKSNKHSRSSSRGRTDSSEKSRKKERSSSKERPRKRSRSKDRGHKREHECKDHDRHSSDNEEKQRVKDDIL comes from the exons ATGTGCGGGGGG GTACGTGGTGTTGGAACAGGCGGAATTGTATCCACTGCCTTCTGTCTCCTCTATAAACTGTTCACCCTGAAGTTGACAAGAAAACAAGTAATGGGACTTATCACACACACAGACTCGCCTTACATTAGGGCACTTGGGTTCATGTACATAAG ATACACACAACCCCCTACTGACTTATGGGACTGGTATGAAGACTTCCTCGATGACGAAGAG GACCTGGATGTAAAAGCTGGCGGAGGTTGTGTAATGACAATCGGAGAGATGCTCCGTTCATTCCTTACTAAGCTGGAGTGGTTCTCTACCCTGTTTCCAAGGATACCCGTTCCAGTGCAAAAACAGATAGACCAGCAGATCAAAAGCAAACCAAGAAAAGTGAAGAAAGAAAGTGCTGAGGAAACAGAGGAAGTTCAGCGCCACGTTGAGAGGAGACGTTCCAG GTCTCCGAAAAGGTCCACAAGTCCTCGAAGGTCTCCTAAAAGATCAAGAAGCAGAAGCCATCATAGGGAACACCATGGAACTTCGATTTTTGATAGGGAACTAGAGCGAGAAAGAGAACGTCAGCGGGTAGAACGTGAATCCAAAGACAAACGGAGATCACGAAGCAATGAACGTAAAAGAAGCAAAAGCAGAGAGAGACATAGAACTAGGAGTCGGAGCAGAGACCGCAAGACAGACCGGACGGACAGGAGAGACAGggacaaagaaaaagaaaatgagAGGAGCAAAAAGCGGGACTACGATAAAAAGGGCAATGGCAGGGAAAAGGATACAGAAAGAACTCGAGAGCGTTCAAAAGAACGCAAGAGGAGTGAGGAAAGGAAGGACAGAGAGGACAGACGTCAGAGAGAAGACAAAGAATTGCGTAAGGAAAGAAGACACAGCAGAAGTAGGAGCAAAGACCGAAAGCAGAGGAAGAGTAAGAGCCCTAGCAAAAACCCTCGTGGGAGAAGCCGCAGCAAAGAAAAGTCAAACAGACAAAAACAGAAATCAAACAAACACAGCAGAAGCAGTAGCCGGGGGAGGACAGATAGTTCTGAAAAGTCACGAAAGAAGGAGCGCAGCTCAAGTAAAGAGAGGCCGCGGAAGAGAAGCCGGAGTAAAGACAGAGGCCACAAGCGTGAACACGAGTGCAAGGACCATGATCGTCACAGTTCTGATAATGAAGAAAAGCAAAGAGTCAAAGATGATATTCTGTGA